A segment of the Fibrobacter sp. UBA4297 genome:
CCGCGTTTGCTTACAAGGCAAGCATCGGTGAACCGTTCGTGTATCCGGAAGCGGAACGCAGCTACTGCAGCAACTTCCTCAACATGATGTTCAGCAGTAAGGCTCGCCCGTACCACCCGGATCCGATTATGGAAAAGGCGCTCAACACGCTTTTGATTGTCCATGCGGACCATGAACAGAACTGCTCCACTTCGACCGTTCGTATGGTGGGCAGCTCTCAGGCAAACCTTTACGCTAGCATTTGTGCCGGCATTTGTGCCTTGTGGGGCCCGCTCCACGGTGGTGCGAACCAGGCTGTGCTCGAAACGCTCCTCCGCATCCAGCAGAGCGGCATGACGATTGAACAGGTGATGGCAAAGGCCAAGGACAAGAACGATCCGTTCCGTCTTTCTGGCTTTGGTCACCGCGTTTACAAGAGCTACGACCCGCGCGCTAAGGTGCTTAAGAAGCTCATGTACCAGGTGTTCGAACGCGAACATGTGCACGACCCGCTTTTGGATGTGGCTATTAAGCTCGAAGAAGCCGCCCTCAAGGATGATTACTTTGTCGAACGTAAGCTGTACCCGAATGTGGACTTCTACTCTGGCATTCTCTACCGCGCCATGGGCATCCCGACGAACATGCTTACGGTGATGTTTGCGATTGGACGCTTGCCGGGCTGGATTGCCCACTGGAAGGAAATGCACGACGATCCGCAGAGCAAAATCAACCGTCCGCGCCAGATTTACATCGGCAAGAACGAACGCCCGTGGATTGATAGGGACAAACGATAACGCTATTTGCCGCAGCTAAGGTCGCTGGACTTGTTCTTTAAATGTCCAGCTCTAGCAGCTGTAGATAGTTTCGCTTGGCGTAGAGAACTCGATGGATCTGAACCATGTTGCCCCGGACAACATAGAACATTAAGTATTTGTCTATAGGAATGACTCTGTAGCCAACAAGTTTCAGCAGCGAGTCCTGATGGACTTTGTAGATAAACGGGTGCGTCTTTAGGATTCTCACCTGTTCAAGAAATTTTTCGAAAATGGAATTTGAAGATGTCTTCAGAACATTCGCAAAATAGGACTTGATTTCGGTCAGGTCTTTCTGTGCTGAAGGTGTGACGACGACGTCGTACTTTTTAGCCATTCATCAGGTCCTTCAAGAATTTTTCCGCATCGGCGCATTCTGCACCGCGTTCTACTTCAGAGATTGCTTCGGCAAGTTTTGAATACAGTTCCAACTGCGCCATCTGTTTTTCGTAACATTCGATAGACATCACGACCATGTCTCCCACGCCGTTTTTGGTGAGGTACATGGGCTCGTCGTATTTGTGGACGGTCTCGGCAACACTTGTGAAGTTGTTTCGTAAATCAGAAATTGGTCGAATGGTCGGCATAGCGGACTCCTTTATTACGATAATATAATATCATAATTATGATAAGTCAAGCGCAAAAGAAAACTTGAAGTTGACCAATGACCAAAATCATCGCGTTAAATCACTTTCGGGCGGCCGCTCCGCATGGACAACAGGGAATCGACCATTTCGTTCCAGTGTTCCAATACGACTTTGCCGATGGCGGGGTCGTACATTTTGCCTAGATTTTTTTCGATTTCTTCACGGCAGTAGTCCAAAGACATGGCGTCGCGGTAAACTCGTTTGCTCGTCATGGCGTCAATGGAGTCTGCGATGGCAATCACGCGAGCGCCTATGGGGATGTCTTCGCCTTTGAGGCCTTCGGGGTAGCCACGGCCGTCGTAGCGTTCATGGTGGTGCAACACTATTTGCACCATTTCGTGCGTGTAGTTCGACTGCATTAGAATCTTTGCGCCAATGACCGGGTGCTGCTTGATGATTTCGAATTCTTCGTCGGTAAGTTTTCCCGGTTTTGTAAGAACGTTGTCTCGAATGCCTATTTTGCCGATATCATGCAGGTGTGCCGCGTGAGTAATCAGCGATATTGAACTTTCTGAAAGGCCTAGAGAGCGTGCTATCAATTCAGAGTAGGCTTTTACGCGTTCAGAATGGTGAGCCGTATAGGAATCTTTAGCTTCTTCGACTGAAATCAGGCAGGAAATCAAGTCCTTGAGGTTCTGGTTTTCGTCGTTTTCAACTGGCTTGTGATAATGCACCTTGTCGCGATACATGTTCAGGTCGGCTTCCATTTTCCAGTCGCTGATGGACTTGCGAATTCCGGAATCGCTGCGCAGGCGGCTTGCGCCTACAGCTATCGACAGATGGTAAAGCGCCTTTTTATTGTATTCGTTGATGTTCTTTTGCAGTATGGAATACAGCGGATAGTGAGAATCTATCGGAACATGCGTGATGACTGCGAATTCATCGCCGCCGATTCTAAAGCAGTTCCCGCTGGTGCCGTAGGTGTTTTTGATGGCTTTGGCGGCGGCCTTGATCAATTCGTCACCGGCCTGGTGGCCGAAGGTGTCGTTTGCGTATTTGAGGCCGTTCACGTCCATCAGGAACATGGTCCAGGAATCTTCTTGGGAGTCTTCCTGGTTGATTGTTTCTAGAAGTGCATCGAATGCGAGCCTGTTTTCGAGTCCTGTCAGGCTGTCCGTCGTTGCGACATCTTGCAGGTGCTCGTTCATGACACGTAACCTGCTGTTGATCTGTTCCAGTTCAAACGACGTTTCGCGAATGAATGTGGCCATGCGGGCGGCGAGTGGCAAACGGGTGGAATTTTCATCCGGAATTATGACGCCTTTGGCGTGTCCCCGTTTTGTAATGGCGCCTTCGCGCATTGATGCAATGACGAGCGTGATGTTATGTTGGTTTAAAAATCCCTTTTCGCGCAAGAATTCACCGTGCGAGAAAAATCCCGTGCTGGAGGCGAGCCCCTTGAACGCTGTAATTTCGTATGTCGGTTCGTGCTTGGACCAAAATGCCTTTCGAGCCGCACAGGAGAATATGTGCATGACTTCGGGGGCGAACAGTTCGGCGTTTTCGCTTTCGGCCTTGATTTTTTCGAGAATCAGTTGCGGCTCGCCATACGAGAGGCGGACGATTGAACCCTCGTCAATATCCGAAGACATAGAGAGCGACCCGTCCGGATTGCTGGCACCTGCGGCACGCACGATGGAAATCCCGTTGTGCTCGTAGAGCATTGGGAATTCAAGGGCGTTGTAGAAAAAGTTTTTGTCGTTCTTGATGTTCAGGTACTTGTTGTAAACTTCGTAGGCGGGGAGGCTGCTCAATTCGTAAAGGATGTTGCCTTTGGAGCGGGTGACGTGGAAGTTGCGGCCGATAGGCTTCCATCCGCTGATTTTGCGGGATTCTACATAAAATTCCGGACCGCCGTAGAACACCACTAAAAGGCCTGATGTGGTGTGACCGCCCACGGATGAAAATACGCAGGAATTCGGGCTCGTGATGTCGGGGGAGCAGACGATGCCGCCAAAAATCTGGATGTTCGGGGCCAAGGCGTCGAGCCCTTCGCAAAGATTCGTTGTCGAAAACGGCGAAATGCAGTGGTAGATTTCAACCGCTTTTACCCAGGGGTTCTGCTTGGCTTCTTCCACGATTTCGTGGGCGATGTCGCTGATGGACTTGTTGGAAAAGTCGTACTGCAAAATCTGGATCTTTGTCGTCGGCTTTTCGAAAATGATGGCGGATATGGAAATTTCGCTTGCTTTTTCGCAGTCTACGATGTTTCCGCTAGTGGAGTTTCCGAACCACGGCGTGTTGGGGAAGACGTGCTCCAGGGTTGCCCAAACGGGTTTTAGCTTTTCTGGATCCAGTTCTTCGGAATGAATCTGGAAGCATACCGTTGGCGAACCGTTTTCTTTGCACCAATTGCTAAAATCGACAAGTTCTTTTTCAAATGTTGCCGTATCGTTAAATGCAAAAATCCTGTTTTTCATTTCGAGTTCCCCTTCCTGTTACGCCAAAGCGTAATTCGACTTAGATAATATATCATTTCTAGGCCGGATGTGGCTAGGAAATTGTTGAAAAGAGGGAATCTTGGGACGAAAATGTGATTTTGCGCGATATGGATGGTATGGTGGAGTCTCCATATTGACGGTCAAAATTCATTTTGCTAAAATGTCTTTTGACATAGTTTTATGCCGTAAGGTGTAGAACGTACGATTTAGAGTATTTGCTCTTATTCTCAATCCTGAAACTACCACTTTCAAACTACCTGAGAATAAGGCGAGCGCTCACGTCCCTATGGGGCGTGGGTCGTTTGTGCTTATTAGGTAGATGGGTGTGGTAGCCCTCAGGATTAGTAAGCATTTGAAACGACTCCACGCCTTTTTTGTTTTATGACTATTGGGGCAAAAGTCTCCGCAAAAGCAAGAGCATTTAGCTCTTTGTTTTTAAGGAGAAAAATATGGAAAATAGTACTGCCCAATTGGGGCAAGTCGCAAAGAGAAATGAAGTTCTTAATTTACTTAAAGGACTTGCTTGTATAGCTGTGGTTTTTATCCACATTCATTTCCCGGGAGTTGTCGGCATCATTATTTGGAAGTCTTTGGCTTCTTTTGCTGTTCCTTCATTTCTTATGATTGCAGGGTATTTTGCCTTTGGAAAGGATGAAACCGTTATAAAGAGAAGAATGATAAAAATTTTAAAAATATTTGCTTTTGGCTATCTCTGTTTTCTGGGTTACAATGCTTTTTTTCAAGTTCTTCGGGGCTCTGTTGTAGAGTGGCTGTCGTTAAATTTTAAATATACGACTCCTATTAAATATGCTGTTTTCTGCACGATTGATTTTGCAATACCTCTTTGGTATTTGATTGCTATGGCTGAAACATACTTTGTTTGGCATTTTGTTGTTAAGCATAAAAAGGAGAACAGAGCTCTTTTTATTATGCCATTGTTGTTTGTTTTTAAGATTGTTTTGACTACATATTGCGCAACGAAAGATTTGCCTTGGATGTTCCATATAAATTTTTTAACAGGAGCGATGCCATATTTCCTTTTTGGATATTATCTTCGATCAAAAGAAAAATTTTTCAAGTCTTTTCGTTATTCGTCCGTTTTGTTGGTAATTGTTGTTGGAAGTCTTGCTTCTTTAATTCCTTTGCTTTGTGATTTTCCAATAAAGATTTCATGTATAGGGAATATTATCTATTCTCTTGCAATTTTTACATTGGCTATTAAAATTCCTGATAAATCATATTGTAAACCATTGGAATATGTTGGAGATAAATTGTCCTTGAATGTTTATATATTCCATATGTTAGTTTCTAGCGTTCTATATATTGTCTGTAGCAGATATCTTTTGAATATTGATTTACATGTGGGCTTATTAAGTTGGATCCATCCAATTTTAGTTGTCGTTTTGACGATGGCTTGGGCTCAATTTCTTGAAAAGGTTAAAATCCGTTTCTAAAGGAAACTTGCGGGTTGGATCGGAACGCTGCAGAGGTCTCTTGACTTTAACATTTTAAAGGACTATATTTGGTACTGAATGTAGTCTTTTGAGGTTTTATGCAGAAATTGGAAAATATCAAACCGATATCGTATATCAAGGCTAATGCTGCAAAGGTGTTAGATCATGTGAATGAAACGCGGGCTCCATATATAGTCACGCAAAATGGGGAAGCTCGTGGCGTGATTGTCGATACGGAAACTTTTCAGACAATGCAAGATGCTCTGAAGCTTTTCAAGCTTATTGCGCAAAGTGAAGCTGAAATAGCAAAAGGAAAAGTTATTCGTCAAAAAGACCTGTTTGATGCTTTGGAGCGAGAACTTGATGCCCTCTAAAAAATTTATGGTTGAATGGTCTGAATCTGCATCCAATGATTTAAGGTCTATTGTTTTTCATATTGCAAAGGAAAGCAAAAAGAATGCTAAAGATTCTTTTGCTAGAATAAAGAAAGAGAGTCTTGTTCTAGAAAGTTTTCCTGATTTAGGGAAGGTCCCTAATGAATTGGATAAATTACAAATAGGTGGGTTCCGTGAACTTGTGATTTCTCCATGGCGTGTTATCTATCGCAAGGAGAATAATAAGGTGGTTGTTGTTGCTGTTGTTGATTCTAGGCGTGATTTAGAAGATGCTGTTTGGAATCGTATGATGTATCCGTTTATGTAAGCTTTGGAGCGGGAGCTTGAAGCCGGGTGTTGCGGGCTGGCGCATGAAGCCCGCTCGAAGGGGTGATGGAAGACCCGGCGGGGCCGGGGCTGCAATCAGGGGGAGTCGTCCCCCCCTTTGTAATAGCGGTCATTTTTTCACTTTTTTTTGTACAAGGGATGCCAAAAGGGCGTTTATAATTGTATTTTTCAAGCGGTACCGAATGATACCTTTAAATATGCACATTTGCAAAAAAGGTTAATACTATGCAAGTTGATTTGAATACTGTCGATTGGAAGACGCTCCCCTTCGGTTATTACGATACCGATTACAATGTCCGCTGCTACTACCGCAATGGTGAATGGGGCAAGATTGAAGTATCTTCTTCTAAGGACATTAGCATCCATATGGCCGCTACTTGCTTGCATTACGGCCAGGAAGGTTTTGAAGGCCTCAAGGCTTACACGGGCAAGGATGGCAAGGTCCGTATTTTCCGCGTCGAAGAAAACGCTAAGCGTATGCAGAATACGGCCAACCGTATTTTGATGGCTGTTCCGCCGGTTGAACTTTTCCGCGAAATGGTCCACACTGTGGTGAAATTGAACAAGCGCTTTGTTCCGCCTTATGGTTATGGCGCAACGCTCTACATCCGTCCGCTCCTGATTGGTATGAGCCCGGAAGTGGGTGTGAAGCCTGCTGATGAATATTTGCTTATGATGTTTGTGACTCCGGTGGGTCCGTACTTCAAGGATGGGTTCAAGCCGGTGGACATGATGATCAGCCGCAACTACGACCGCGCTGCTCCGCAGGGTACGGGTACGGTGAAGGTCGGCGGTAACTACGCTGCTAGCCTCCAGTCCCTCGCTGAAGCCAAGAAGCTCGGTTACTCCAGCACGATTTACCTCGATGCAAAGGAAAAGAAGTATATCGACGAATGCGGTCCGGCAAACTTCTTCGGCATCAAGGGCAAGACCTACGTGACTCCGAAGTCTGAATCCATTTTGCCGTCCATTACGAACAAGAGCTTGCAGCAGTTGGCTGAATACCTCGGCTACACTGTGGAACGCCGCCAGGTTCCGTTCGAAGAACTCGCTGAATTCAGCGAAACGGCTGAATGCGGTACGGCTGCCGTGATTACCCCGATCAAGAAGATTGTGGATCCGGTCGCCGGCAAGGAATTCACTTACGGTGACGGCAAGAATCCGGGTCCGGTCTGCACGGAACTCTTCACCAAGTACACTGCTATCCAGTTCGGCGAAGCGGAAGACCCGTTCGGCTGGACTGAAGTGGTGGATCTGTAGTAGGTATTAGGTAATAGGGGTTAGGGTTTAGGTGAATAATCGTGGCTTCGCCACCCTGTATAGATTCGCAAAGCGAATGATTCTTTATTCCTAAAACCTATAACCTACAACCTGAAACCTGCAATCTTTTTCCCGTGGCGTGTGCTACGGGATTTTTTTTAAATCTTGATTCTTATCTTTTTTTGTTTGTAAATGGATTGCCCGCCATTGCAGATGTAGGCTACGGTGCAGACGATGAAGAATGCTGGGAGGCAATTGAATCCGAAAATTTCGCCTGCGATGAGGATGGGGGCCCAGAGTGTGTTGCTTGCGCTTGCGAAAACTGCGGCGAAGCCGAGTGCTGCGGCGAGGGCAACGGGCATTCCGAACACGCTCGCGATGAAAATTCCGAAGGTTGCGCCGATAGCAAAAAGCGGGGTGACGACACCGCCTACGAATCCGGCGGAGAGCGTAAGAATCGTGAGTGCGAATTTCAGAATCCAGTCGTATCCGGCAATCCCGGTGGCACTCGCGTTAGCAATGCTCGCGGCAGTTCCAACAGCATTCGCAGCTTCTCCGGCCGCATTTGCAGAAGCAAAACTCATATCCAACAAGTTTGTTCCAAGTCCGGCGTAACGGCCCTGGAAAAAGAGGAGGAGCAAAGCACTTATGCCAACGCCCATAATGGCGATGCGCTTGATGTTGTTCGGGAACTTCTTTGCAAAAAAGTTCTGCGAGAGTCCGAGGAGTTTTGCAAATCCACCGCCGACAATGCCGAAGAGTATGCCCATCAGCGCAAGCTTCACAAGGAACTTGCCGTCAAGAGCGCCTTCGTTCGTGAAGATGCTTGCCGAGAATCCGCTCGCATCAAGAAGTGAATTCAAATCTACGCTGAACTTGTGGAATCCAAGCATGCTTGTAACTTTGCAGGCGGTGAATGCGGCGGCTGCAGCGGGGAGTAGGGCGGCGAGTTCAAAATGCCCGACGAGCAAGACTTCCAAGGCAAATGCTGTGGCTGCCATCGGGGCTTGGAAAATTCCTGCAAAGCCTGCGGCAAGGCCTGTTATGAGCATGATGTGCGCTGCGTTTTCAAAGGGTAACTTTTTACTTATGTTGTACGATAGCGCGGAGCCGATTTGCATAGCGGCGCCTTCGCGGCCGGCGCTTCCGCCAAAGAGTTGCGTGAGCCATGTGCTCACGGCTGCCATCGGGATGGCGACAAGCGGAAAGTCTGTCTCTTTCTTGAGTCCGACTGCAAAGACTTGGTCCATGCCGCGCTCTGTCCAGCGGCCCCATTTCTTGTACGCGAAAGCAATTGCTGCTCCGCCGATTGCGAGTGCGGGGATGAGGTAGAGAGGGTTTGCGTCGCGAATAGCCGTGAGTCTATCGCTAATGTCTCCGAAACAAGCGGTGAGTGCGCCGATGACGGCGCCGAGGGCGATACCTAGCAGCACAAATGTCGGAGTCGCAAACCACTTGAGCATTTTTTCCTTGATGCGTTCCTTGGCCATCTTCATCATCTGTTCTTTCATTTCGGGGCTGAACTGATTGAACTGTTGGCTTGCTTTTGAAAAATCACTGAAATTCATAAGACCCTTTTGCAACTAAAATTTTTCATAAAATTTAGTAAAATGGGACGCTTCGTTCCGGTTTTTGACATGTTGTCAAACGCTCAATCCTTTTGCAGCGCGCGTGCTAAAAAAACATGTTTTGTGTTTTTCCTCAATGTATAATTAGACTAAGGATTGGATTGGTGTAACGCTCAAAATGTATCGCTCAATTTAAGGGATCAGACATGAAAAAAATTGTTTCTGGTGTAGCGTTATTTGGGATTAGTTTTGGTTTGGTTTTATCGGCGTGCGGGGATTCGAACGAAGGTTCGGTTAATCCGATGGTGCCTGGCTTAAGTGAAGTCAGTTCTAGTTCTGAGGCCGCGGGCTTTGGTGATGGCCTTTCTAGCGCTTTGTTGCCGGGACTTTCTTCGGCGGGCGTCCCGGGCGGGGCTGGAACATCGAGTGGTGTACCTTCTCTATCAAATTCGTCTTCATCTTCGAATGCGAATTTGTCGTCTGGCACTTTGTATGTCCCGTCGTCAAGTTCTGTGCCTGTTGTGGTACCGCAATTTGAGGGCGTGAGTCCTGTTTTTTTCTCGGAAGTTTCTCCGATGAATGCGAATTTCAAGGACAACGATGGAAGTGATCCGGGCTGGGTTGAATTTTACAACTCGTCGGATGCGCCTGTGGATTTGAAAGGGTATTCGTTAACGGATGACTTGACTAATTTGCACCGCTGGACTTTTGGCGATGCGGTTATCCCCGCAAAGAGCTACATGCTCGTATTCCTTTCGGGCAAGAACTATCCCGATTACATTGCGCCTTCGGATTCCATCGACTTGATGGGAACGGATTGCAGTTCGGAAACATCTGGTGGTGGGGGCAACTTCAATTTCCCTGGCATGGGTGGCGGCATGGGTGGTGACTTTGGCAATCCCGGTGCAGGGGGTGCTGCGGTCAATTCCCAAGATGTCGTAAATTTGCCAGGAAAAACTTCGCTGTGCTTTAGTGAAGGCGGAGTGCAACAGATTGGTTCTGTGCTGAAGGTGGCGCAGGGAGGCTCGTATTCGCGCGTTGTGGTCAAGCCGAATTCGGCAAATCTTGGAAAGGTCGACCAGCTTGTTGTGCGCGGGTTCATTACCAAAAATCACAAGATTCGCTTGAATTTCAAGGAAGGTGATGCGCTCAGCGAATGGAGCGGCAAGAATCTCCGCGGTACAGGCGATGCTTCTTCGATTTATTACGTCCGCCTGGATGACAATGCAAAAGACCTGAATCGTAACAAAGTGACGGCAGCGACGTTTGCCAGTGAAACTCAGGGGAGTGAAACGACAACGATTCAGATAATGTCTTTTATTGCACGCAAGCGCGGTCATGAACCGCACGCTTCGTTCAAAATTGGTAAAGATGGTGGTTCGTTGTTCTTTGTGAATCGTGAAAGTGCTCTTGTCGATTCGGTGCGATTTGGTGTTGTGCCATCGACTGCATCCTGGTCGCGTGATGGGGCTGGCAAGTGGGGTTTTGCAACGCCTTCGCCTTATGGACATACGGTGGGCGAGGTCTTTGCGGAACAGGCGCAAGTGGCTGAAGTCAACATTCCGCCTTCTGGATTCTACACGTCTGCGGTGACAGCGACATTCCCGGCGGGCACGCGTTGCGAACAGGGCGGTGCCGAGGTCAATGCAAATTCTCCGGTGGTGCAGACGACATTGACGTTTAATGCGACGACTGTTCTACGTTGCCGTACTTATGCAACCGGCTCCTATCCGAGCGAAGAAATTATCCGTACTTACGTTTTTGAACAAGCTCCATCGCTTGCTGCTTTGTTTGTGACGACGGATCCGCTTTCGATGTTCAGTCCCGATAGTGGCCTTTACATGAAGGGCAATGGCGCCTCAATGATGGATCCAAAGAAGGGCGCAAACTTTTGGAGTAACCGCGAACTCCCGGTCTATGTAGAATTTATGGAACCAGGAAAGCCGAAAGCGCCTGCGTTTGGCATCATGGGCGATTACAAGATTACTGGCCAGTACAGTCGTGCAAAAGAAAAGAAATCCTTTGCAGTGACCATGCGCGAGGAATATGGCGAAAAACGTCTCAAGTACACGTTGTTCCCAGATCACCCGGAACTCAAAAAGTTCAAGGCGTTCTCGGTTCGCAATTTTGGTAACAATAGTGGCGACGAGTATGTGCGCGACCGTTTGGGTACCTCCATGACGGATGGCCTCGGCGTGGATTACCAGCGTGGACGTTATATTGTTGTGTATTACAATGGCAAGTATTATGGTATTCATGACTTGCGTGAACGCAATAACGAATATTATTACGAAACAAAGTACGGTTACGACCCGAACGATATCGACCTGCTTGAAACATCGGCAAGCGGTACAGACGAGGCTAGTGCCGGATCTTCTGCGGATTACAAGGCTATGCTGGATTGGTTGCAAAGTAATGAGCTTAAATCGGAAGCGAACTACAATAAGATTGCTGACCAGATTGATATCGACAACTATATCAGTTACATGCAGACAGAAATGTTCTTGAACAACAGCGACTGGCCGCACAACAATATGAAAAAGTGGCGTGTCGCAAGTCAGAAGACGAAGTGGAAATGGTTCCTGTACGATACGGACTTTGGCTTTGGCGTGTCTTACAATACACAGACCGGCAACGTTTTTAACTATGTGACTAATGCCAATGGTACGAACAACGGCATGGGCGGATTCAATTTCCCGGGCGTAGGGGGCGGACAACAGCAAGCTGGAGGCTCTATTTCTCCGCATACGATTCTCATGATCCGCTTGCTCGGTAACGAGGGCTTCAAGAATGCGTTTATCAACCGCTTTAGCGTGCTCCTTTCGATGAATTTCTCTGCAGATAGGCTTCTCAAGCGCATCGATGAATTGCAATCGCAGGTGCAGTCCGAAATGGCGCGCGATCAGCAGTTTTGGAACTATAACGCAAGCAGCATGAGCAGTAACCTTGAAACGGTAAAGAGCTATGCACAAACACGTCAGGCTGATTTACGAGGGCAAATGGAAACGTATTTCTCGCTGAGTTCCCCGGTCGAAATGACGTTAACGGCACAGGGCTCAGGCACGATTCTCGTGGATGGGCTCGCATTGGACAAGTCTTCGATGAAGGTCTCGTTCTATTCGGGGGTTCCGGTCACGCTTACGGCTCAGGCAAGTTCTGGAAGCTCGTTCACGGGCTGGAGCGATGGCGTTACGGATGTGACCCGCAAGGTGAATCCGGGTGAAGTCACGTCGGTTACTGCCGTATTCAGGTAGTCGCGGACTTTCAAAAATGACATATAAGCCTAAAAATTAATTAAACTGGAAACAAAAAAAAAGCTTGGCGAAACAGCCAGGCTTTTTTTAAATAAATTAATCACGAAACTCAAGCGACTAGATAATTCGGAATTAAGGAGTAGAAATTAGGAGTTTATCTCAGAAGAATTAATTCCGAACTCCTAATTCCCATCTAGTAACTCAAACTATCCCAGCATCTCGGATGTGCTGAGAGTCTTGAAGTTCTTTTCTTCCAAGACCTTGAGCGCCTTTTCGGTATCGCTGAATCGAAGAATCATGACGTTTGTTGCCGTCGAGCATTCGGACGGGTAAGCGTACATGTAGTCAATCTGCAAGTCGCCGAGAACGTCGAGAAGGTCTGCAAGACCGCCAACCTTGTCTGCAACAGGGCATG
Coding sequences within it:
- a CDS encoding citrate synthase; amino-acid sequence: MSNNATLNYNGKSFELPVVDGTEGEHGLDISALRKSSGLVTLDYGYLNTGSTKSSITFVDGEHGVLRYRGYSIEDLAEKATFPETAWLLIYGELPNQEQLSHFRTLLTENALLHENLLHFFREMPPGAHPMGILSSVVNAVGLFTPRFYDDENIASAFELTTAGLISKIRTIAAFAYKASIGEPFVYPEAERSYCSNFLNMMFSSKARPYHPDPIMEKALNTLLIVHADHEQNCSTSTVRMVGSSQANLYASICAGICALWGPLHGGANQAVLETLLRIQQSGMTIEQVMAKAKDKNDPFRLSGFGHRVYKSYDPRAKVLKKLMYQVFEREHVHDPLLDVAIKLEEAALKDDYFVERKLYPNVDFYSGILYRAMGIPTNMLTVMFAIGRLPGWIAHWKEMHDDPQSKINRPRQIYIGKNERPWIDRDKR
- a CDS encoding type II toxin-antitoxin system RelE/ParE family toxin, with product MAKKYDVVVTPSAQKDLTEIKSYFANVLKTSSNSIFEKFLEQVRILKTHPFIYKVHQDSLLKLVGYRVIPIDKYLMFYVVRGNMVQIHRVLYAKRNYLQLLELDI
- a CDS encoding type II toxin-antitoxin system Phd/YefM family antitoxin produces the protein MPTIRPISDLRNNFTSVAETVHKYDEPMYLTKNGVGDMVVMSIECYEKQMAQLELYSKLAEAISEVERGAECADAEKFLKDLMNG
- a CDS encoding HD domain-containing phosphohydrolase, giving the protein MKNRIFAFNDTATFEKELVDFSNWCKENGSPTVCFQIHSEELDPEKLKPVWATLEHVFPNTPWFGNSTSGNIVDCEKASEISISAIIFEKPTTKIQILQYDFSNKSISDIAHEIVEEAKQNPWVKAVEIYHCISPFSTTNLCEGLDALAPNIQIFGGIVCSPDITSPNSCVFSSVGGHTTSGLLVVFYGGPEFYVESRKISGWKPIGRNFHVTRSKGNILYELSSLPAYEVYNKYLNIKNDKNFFYNALEFPMLYEHNGISIVRAAGASNPDGSLSMSSDIDEGSIVRLSYGEPQLILEKIKAESENAELFAPEVMHIFSCAARKAFWSKHEPTYEITAFKGLASSTGFFSHGEFLREKGFLNQHNITLVIASMREGAITKRGHAKGVIIPDENSTRLPLAARMATFIRETSFELEQINSRLRVMNEHLQDVATTDSLTGLENRLAFDALLETINQEDSQEDSWTMFLMDVNGLKYANDTFGHQAGDELIKAAAKAIKNTYGTSGNCFRIGGDEFAVITHVPIDSHYPLYSILQKNINEYNKKALYHLSIAVGASRLRSDSGIRKSISDWKMEADLNMYRDKVHYHKPVENDENQNLKDLISCLISVEEAKDSYTAHHSERVKAYSELIARSLGLSESSISLITHAAHLHDIGKIGIRDNVLTKPGKLTDEEFEIIKQHPVIGAKILMQSNYTHEMVQIVLHHHERYDGRGYPEGLKGEDIPIGARVIAIADSIDAMTSKRVYRDAMSLDYCREEIEKNLGKMYDPAIGKVVLEHWNEMVDSLLSMRSGRPKVI
- a CDS encoding acyltransferase family protein; the encoded protein is MENSTAQLGQVAKRNEVLNLLKGLACIAVVFIHIHFPGVVGIIIWKSLASFAVPSFLMIAGYFAFGKDETVIKRRMIKILKIFAFGYLCFLGYNAFFQVLRGSVVEWLSLNFKYTTPIKYAVFCTIDFAIPLWYLIAMAETYFVWHFVVKHKKENRALFIMPLLFVFKIVLTTYCATKDLPWMFHINFLTGAMPYFLFGYYLRSKEKFFKSFRYSSVLLVIVVGSLASLIPLLCDFPIKISCIGNIIYSLAIFTLAIKIPDKSYCKPLEYVGDKLSLNVYIFHMLVSSVLYIVCSRYLLNIDLHVGLLSWIHPILVVVLTMAWAQFLEKVKIRF
- a CDS encoding type II toxin-antitoxin system Phd/YefM family antitoxin translates to MQKLENIKPISYIKANAAKVLDHVNETRAPYIVTQNGEARGVIVDTETFQTMQDALKLFKLIAQSEAEIAKGKVIRQKDLFDALERELDAL
- a CDS encoding type II toxin-antitoxin system RelE/ParE family toxin, which gives rise to MPSKKFMVEWSESASNDLRSIVFHIAKESKKNAKDSFARIKKESLVLESFPDLGKVPNELDKLQIGGFRELVISPWRVIYRKENNKVVVVAVVDSRRDLEDAVWNRMMYPFM
- a CDS encoding branched-chain amino acid aminotransferase; this encodes MCTFAKKVNTMQVDLNTVDWKTLPFGYYDTDYNVRCYYRNGEWGKIEVSSSKDISIHMAATCLHYGQEGFEGLKAYTGKDGKVRIFRVEENAKRMQNTANRILMAVPPVELFREMVHTVVKLNKRFVPPYGYGATLYIRPLLIGMSPEVGVKPADEYLLMMFVTPVGPYFKDGFKPVDMMISRNYDRAAPQGTGTVKVGGNYAASLQSLAEAKKLGYSSTIYLDAKEKKYIDECGPANFFGIKGKTYVTPKSESILPSITNKSLQQLAEYLGYTVERRQVPFEELAEFSETAECGTAAVITPIKKIVDPVAGKEFTYGDGKNPGPVCTELFTKYTAIQFGEAEDPFGWTEVVDL
- a CDS encoding chloride channel protein produces the protein MNFSDFSKASQQFNQFSPEMKEQMMKMAKERIKEKMLKWFATPTFVLLGIALGAVIGALTACFGDISDRLTAIRDANPLYLIPALAIGGAAIAFAYKKWGRWTERGMDQVFAVGLKKETDFPLVAIPMAAVSTWLTQLFGGSAGREGAAMQIGSALSYNISKKLPFENAAHIMLITGLAAGFAGIFQAPMAATAFALEVLLVGHFELAALLPAAAAAFTACKVTSMLGFHKFSVDLNSLLDASGFSASIFTNEGALDGKFLVKLALMGILFGIVGGGFAKLLGLSQNFFAKKFPNNIKRIAIMGVGISALLLLFFQGRYAGLGTNLLDMSFASANAAGEAANAVGTAASIANASATGIAGYDWILKFALTILTLSAGFVGGVVTPLFAIGATFGIFIASVFGMPVALAAALGFAAVFASASNTLWAPILIAGEIFGFNCLPAFFIVCTVAYICNGGQSIYKQKKIRIKI